In a genomic window of Acidaminococcales bacterium:
- the kdsB gene encoding 3-deoxy-manno-octulosonate cytidylyltransferase has product MDKAKVVCIIPARYASTRLPGKPLADIAGKPMIQHVYERACRASLVGAVAVATDDARIYGAVAAFGGRAVLTSPAHASGTDRLAEAAAHCKKAAVIINVQGDEPLIEPELIDRLARALLEDARLKMATAKAPLPEEEYGDPAAVKVAVDNEGRALYFSRSLIPYPRCPGVAAPFKHVGIYAYRKSFLLRFARLPQGLLERAEGLEQLRALENGYRIKVLTAESPAFGVDTPEDLAKVNALLRAGGAGKTV; this is encoded by the coding sequence ATGGACAAAGCAAAAGTCGTATGCATAATCCCGGCCAGATACGCGTCTACCCGCCTGCCGGGCAAACCTCTGGCCGATATAGCGGGAAAGCCGATGATTCAGCATGTTTACGAAAGAGCGTGCCGGGCGTCCTTGGTCGGCGCTGTGGCCGTCGCGACGGACGATGCCCGGATATACGGCGCGGTCGCCGCTTTCGGCGGCCGCGCCGTGCTGACATCCCCCGCGCATGCCAGCGGAACCGACCGGCTGGCGGAAGCGGCGGCACATTGCAAAAAGGCGGCTGTGATCATCAACGTGCAGGGCGACGAGCCTTTGATCGAGCCGGAACTGATCGATCGCCTGGCGCGCGCCCTGCTGGAAGATGCGCGCCTTAAAATGGCGACGGCCAAGGCACCTTTGCCGGAGGAGGAATACGGCGATCCGGCGGCGGTAAAAGTAGCCGTGGACAATGAAGGCCGCGCGCTTTACTTTTCGCGTTCGCTCATCCCTTACCCGCGCTGCCCGGGCGTGGCCGCCCCTTTTAAACACGTGGGGATATACGCCTACCGAAAAAGCTTCCTTTTGCGTTTCGCGCGCCTGCCGCAAGGCCTGCTGGAACGCGCCGAAGGCCTTGAACAGTTGAGGGCGTTGGAAAACGGCTACAGGATAAAAGTCCTAACGGCGGAATCGCCGGCTTTCGGCGTGGACACGCCGGAGGACCTCGCAAAAGTAAACGCGCTGCTTAGGGCTGGCGGCGCGGGAAAAACTGTATGA
- the lptB gene encoding LPS export ABC transporter ATP-binding protein — MYIETRSLVKAFQNRAVVDQVSISVRQGTVVGLLGPNGAGKTTTFYMIVGLIRPDSGSVLVDGCDVTGLPIHERALAGIGYLPQEPSIFRKLTVEENIMAILELTAADAAERQKKMDALIGEFNVGHVRKRKGLELSGGERRRVEIARALATDPSFILLDEPFAGIDPIAVADIQKLIGHLAGRGIGVLITDHNVRETLRIVNRAYIMSEGRIIVSGGADAIAESELARRLYLGDNFSL, encoded by the coding sequence ATGTACATTGAAACGCGCTCGCTCGTGAAAGCCTTCCAAAACCGCGCGGTCGTCGACCAAGTAAGCATCAGCGTAAGGCAAGGGACGGTAGTCGGGTTGTTGGGGCCAAACGGCGCGGGCAAGACCACCACCTTCTATATGATCGTCGGCCTGATCCGGCCGGACAGCGGCAGCGTGCTGGTGGACGGGTGCGACGTTACCGGCCTTCCCATCCACGAGCGAGCGCTCGCTGGGATCGGCTATCTGCCGCAGGAACCATCGATTTTCCGCAAGCTCACCGTGGAAGAGAACATCATGGCGATTCTGGAACTTACCGCCGCCGATGCCGCCGAACGCCAAAAAAAAATGGACGCGCTCATCGGCGAATTTAACGTAGGCCACGTGCGCAAACGCAAAGGGCTGGAACTGTCGGGCGGGGAGCGCCGGCGGGTAGAGATCGCGCGCGCCCTGGCGACGGATCCTTCGTTTATCCTCCTTGACGAGCCTTTTGCCGGCATTGACCCCATCGCCGTCGCGGACATACAAAAACTCATAGGCCACCTGGCGGGGCGCGGCATCGGCGTTCTGATCACCGACCATAACGTGCGCGAAACCCTGCGGATCGTGAACCGGGCCTATATCATGAGCGAAGGCAGGATAATCGTCTCCGGCGGCGCGGACGCGATCGCCGAAAGCGAACTCGCGCGCAGGCTGTACCTTGGCGACAATTTCTCGCTTTAG
- a CDS encoding LptF/LptG family permease gives MRILDRYILKEMLGPFIFGVCAFTSIFIAGGVLFRLVNFITLFGASYAAVAKLFFLSLPEFVNYTFPMSVLLASLLTFGRMSASSEITAIKCGGVSFYRMVAPVFGLAFCVSLFSMVFAEKVVPAAKIAYNNVLHYEVQRNAKPRSQNHIVIKDTSGASIERLTYARQFDEEQGIMYGVIVEEFKDNNLVHVQNAEKATWQQGAWLMENGVVYDLSVGAGLSRSARFKEQLLPVKISPRQVNSEQKDPGEMSISELRERVRMLDRQYAPTARYQMEMYQRFTIPLASVIFALIGTPLGLQPQRSSSSIGLGLSIIVIFIYYAVMTLTLTLGKSGGLPPLLAAVIPDALGLLAGVGLIRKFGK, from the coding sequence ATGCGTATCCTGGACAGATACATATTAAAAGAAATGCTCGGCCCCTTCATTTTCGGGGTATGCGCCTTTACCAGCATATTTATAGCCGGCGGCGTGCTCTTTCGCCTGGTCAATTTTATCACGCTCTTTGGCGCGTCCTATGCCGCCGTTGCCAAACTGTTTTTTTTGAGCCTGCCGGAATTCGTCAACTACACCTTCCCCATGTCGGTATTGTTGGCGTCGCTGCTGACTTTCGGGCGCATGTCGGCCTCCAGCGAAATAACGGCGATCAAATGCGGCGGCGTAAGTTTTTACCGCATGGTTGCGCCGGTTTTCGGCCTGGCCTTTTGCGTCAGCCTCTTTTCCATGGTTTTCGCCGAAAAAGTCGTGCCCGCCGCCAAAATCGCCTACAACAACGTGCTGCATTACGAAGTGCAGCGCAATGCCAAGCCCCGCTCGCAAAACCACATAGTGATCAAGGACACATCCGGCGCATCCATCGAACGGCTGACTTACGCCCGGCAGTTTGACGAGGAACAGGGGATAATGTATGGCGTCATCGTGGAAGAATTTAAAGACAACAACCTCGTCCATGTGCAGAACGCGGAAAAAGCCACCTGGCAGCAGGGCGCGTGGCTTATGGAAAACGGCGTCGTCTATGACCTTTCGGTCGGCGCCGGCCTGAGCCGCAGCGCGCGCTTTAAGGAGCAGCTCCTGCCGGTAAAAATCAGCCCCCGGCAGGTGAACAGCGAACAAAAAGACCCCGGCGAAATGTCGATAAGCGAATTGCGCGAGCGCGTGCGGATGCTTGACCGGCAATACGCCCCGACCGCCCGCTACCAAATGGAAATGTACCAGCGTTTCACCATACCGCTGGCATCGGTCATTTTCGCCCTGATCGGTACGCCGCTCGGCCTGCAGCCGCAGCGGTCCAGCTCATCCATCGGCCTTGGCCTGAGCATTATCGTGATCTTCATCTATTACGCCGTGATGACGCTGACGCTGACGCTTGGCAAAAGCGGCGGCCTGCCGCCGCTTCTGGCGGCCGTTATCCCCGATGCGCTGGGGCTTTTGGCCGGCGTCGGCCTCATCCGCAAATTCGGCAAATGA
- a CDS encoding lysophospholipid acyltransferase family protein: MGLRTVLYWVYRCIVKIVSLLPYSLVLAIGRLLGALYYLLIKKQVNLARSAICEHLAVSREEAGKITKAMCRNIGMTFMEILYMPALNAANIRQFVKIEREEALREAIAEKKGVVVLAIHMDNWEWLGAALSLYGYPLTSFIKKQPGESVNRILEYLRTKVGIELFTRGTGETVAAARAMKKGKMLGFIADQDGGRDGIFVPFLGTMASTPAGPAFFAQKFKAPIVPIFIVRDPGGGHKTIVCDKFYYEDTGDQQKDMYNCTRKMTGIVEGIIRRYPDNWLWFQRRWNTPYPGAGKGVPGDA, encoded by the coding sequence GTGGGACTTAGAACGGTGTTATACTGGGTTTACCGATGTATCGTCAAAATAGTTTCCCTGCTGCCCTATTCGCTGGTTTTAGCGATCGGGCGGCTGCTGGGCGCTTTATATTACCTTTTGATAAAAAAACAGGTCAATCTGGCGCGGAGCGCCATTTGCGAGCATCTCGCGGTTTCCCGGGAAGAAGCCGGGAAAATCACAAAAGCCATGTGCCGCAACATCGGCATGACCTTTATGGAAATACTCTACATGCCCGCCCTGAACGCCGCCAATATCAGGCAGTTCGTCAAAATAGAGCGCGAGGAGGCCCTGCGGGAAGCCATAGCTGAAAAAAAAGGCGTGGTGGTCCTGGCCATCCACATGGACAACTGGGAATGGCTGGGCGCGGCCTTGTCGCTCTACGGCTACCCCTTGACCAGTTTCATCAAAAAGCAGCCCGGCGAGAGCGTCAACCGTATACTGGAATATCTTAGGACAAAAGTCGGAATAGAACTTTTCACCCGCGGCACCGGGGAGACGGTGGCGGCGGCCAGGGCCATGAAAAAAGGCAAGATGCTGGGGTTTATCGCCGATCAGGACGGCGGACGGGACGGCATATTCGTGCCTTTTTTGGGAACAATGGCCTCTACCCCGGCCGGGCCCGCTTTCTTTGCCCAAAAATTCAAAGCTCCGATCGTTCCCATCTTTATCGTCCGCGACCCCGGCGGCGGACATAAAACCATCGTTTGCGACAAGTTTTACTACGAAGATACTGGCGATCAACAAAAAGACATGTACAACTGCACACGCAAAATGACCGGCATAGTCGAAGGCATCATCAGGCGCTACCCGGATAACTGGCTGTGGTTCCAGCGCCGCTGGAACACGCCTTATCCCGGCGCGGGAAAGGGCGTGCCGGGCGATGCTTAA
- a CDS encoding DUF3084 domain-containing protein encodes MFGLATIFTIAALGGLIAFIGDKLGYKFGKQRLSVLGLRPKHTSTLIAVVSGIAVAAATIFALSLVSADARTALFGLEKLKEQLRGTEKEVTDKNAELIGAQAKLSESNEAIAAANKERDKANRLLGEAESARKEMEIAREKARAELEKARADNQEMLKVRERLQAEIKEFEQETKRLESGLVSLREGQVVFRAGQVIYAGIIRAGQDEGTIINTLGDFLAFANQYVVNMLRIEDKQTRVLLVPEPNLGATVAYLLENKGPTAVRLQAAGNIILGEPVFVEFSVYPNKLVYARQKIIHEEIVKASIGKQAMEEVLVRFLARINQKAAADGLLPDPLTGNVGNMEMPYMMEVIEKMRAANDDFILSAAARHDIYTLGPLQIDIGVRGYR; translated from the coding sequence ATGTTTGGCCTTGCCACTATATTCACCATCGCGGCCTTGGGCGGCCTGATCGCCTTTATCGGCGACAAGCTCGGTTATAAATTCGGAAAACAAAGGCTCAGCGTGCTGGGACTTAGGCCGAAACACACCTCCACCCTCATCGCCGTTGTCAGCGGCATCGCCGTCGCGGCCGCCACCATTTTCGCCCTGTCGCTTGTCTCGGCGGACGCGCGCACGGCGCTGTTCGGCCTGGAAAAACTGAAAGAGCAGCTTCGCGGCACCGAAAAAGAAGTAACGGACAAAAACGCGGAACTTATCGGCGCGCAGGCGAAACTAAGCGAAAGCAACGAAGCGATAGCCGCGGCCAACAAAGAACGCGACAAAGCCAACAGGCTCTTGGGCGAGGCGGAAAGCGCGCGCAAAGAAATGGAAATCGCCCGCGAAAAGGCGCGGGCGGAATTGGAGAAAGCGCGGGCGGACAACCAGGAGATGCTTAAAGTCCGCGAACGGCTGCAAGCGGAAATAAAAGAATTTGAGCAGGAAACCAAAAGGCTGGAATCCGGGCTGGTCAGCCTGCGCGAAGGGCAGGTGGTCTTTCGCGCAGGCCAGGTGATTTACGCCGGCATCATCAGGGCCGGGCAGGATGAAGGGACCATCATAAACACGCTGGGCGATTTTCTGGCTTTCGCCAACCAGTACGTTGTCAATATGCTGCGGATAGAGGACAAACAAACGCGGGTGCTCTTGGTGCCTGAACCTAACCTTGGCGCGACGGTCGCCTATCTTCTTGAAAACAAAGGGCCTACTGCTGTGCGCCTGCAGGCGGCCGGCAATATAATCCTCGGGGAACCGGTTTTCGTGGAATTTTCCGTTTATCCCAACAAACTCGTTTACGCGCGGCAAAAAATCATCCACGAAGAAATTGTCAAGGCCAGCATCGGCAAACAGGCGATGGAAGAAGTATTGGTGCGCTTTCTCGCCCGGATCAACCAAAAAGCGGCGGCCGACGGCCTTTTGCCCGATCCTTTGACCGGCAACGTGGGCAACATGGAGATGCCCTACATGATGGAAGTTATAGAAAAAATGCGCGCCGCGAACGACGATTTCATTCTCAGTGCCGCCGCGCGCCACGACATATACACCCTCGGGCCCCTGCAAATCGACATCGGCGTGCGCGGCTACCGATGA
- the lptC gene encoding LPS export ABC transporter periplasmic protein LptC: MLKKYRYIMIAAALAIAVVWWLLEGGPVGPPSGHREVGAANIVMTGGRIAEEKDGKKIWEMTAETIEIDSKTGQNTLIGVKGRLYRQAGGAIDIAAGGGTYDPENAEIFLSGGVTAVYSEGWRLKCREIKWDSAKGLISARGDAEFTKDGLLVYGSEIQADRELTKIKVAGGGLRKGK, translated from the coding sequence ATGCTTAAAAAATACCGTTATATTATGATTGCGGCGGCGCTGGCCATCGCCGTCGTTTGGTGGCTGCTGGAAGGCGGCCCGGTCGGGCCTCCTTCCGGGCACAGGGAAGTCGGCGCGGCTAATATTGTCATGACCGGCGGCAGAATAGCGGAAGAAAAAGACGGTAAAAAAATCTGGGAAATGACGGCCGAAACCATTGAGATTGACAGCAAGACCGGACAAAATACGTTGATCGGCGTAAAAGGCCGCCTCTACCGGCAAGCCGGCGGCGCAATCGACATTGCGGCCGGCGGGGGGACATACGACCCTGAGAATGCGGAGATTTTTCTCAGCGGCGGCGTAACCGCCGTATATTCCGAAGGCTGGCGCTTAAAATGCCGGGAAATAAAATGGGACTCCGCCAAAGGCCTGATCAGCGCCCGGGGCGACGCGGAATTCACCAAAGACGGCCTGTTGGTTTACGGCAGCGAAATACAGGCCGACCGCGAGCTGACCAAAATAAAGGTTGCCGGCGGCGGACTGCGAAAGGGGAAATGA
- a CDS encoding HAD-IIIA family hydrolase, with the protein MDSLARARKITCMVFDVDGTLTDGRIYMGPSGEVCKAFSAKDGLAIKMAGRLGYKTAIVTGRAGRIVKERARELEIAEIYQGVADKAPVIGKICQKFAITPEQIAYVGDDLNDLAAMRLAGFACAPLDAADAVKEAAHFVSGLGGGRGAAREAVEFILKAQDRWDAGVELLLKAK; encoded by the coding sequence GTGGACAGCTTGGCGCGCGCGCGCAAAATAACCTGCATGGTTTTCGACGTGGACGGTACGCTCACCGACGGGCGGATTTACATGGGGCCGTCCGGCGAAGTGTGCAAAGCTTTCAGCGCCAAGGACGGCCTGGCCATAAAAATGGCCGGGCGCTTGGGCTACAAAACGGCGATCGTTACCGGCCGCGCTGGCCGGATCGTGAAAGAGCGCGCCCGGGAACTGGAAATAGCCGAAATTTATCAGGGCGTTGCCGACAAAGCCCCGGTGATCGGGAAAATTTGCCAAAAATTCGCTATAACGCCGGAGCAGATCGCCTATGTCGGCGACGACCTGAACGACCTTGCGGCCATGCGCCTGGCGGGTTTTGCCTGTGCGCCCCTGGACGCGGCGGACGCCGTGAAGGAAGCGGCGCACTTTGTGTCCGGGTTGGGCGGCGGGCGGGGAGCGGCGCGCGAAGCCGTTGAATTTATATTGAAAGCGCAAGACAGATGGGACGCGGGCGTTGAACTTTTGCTGAAAGCAAAATAA
- a CDS encoding KpsF/GutQ family sugar-phosphate isomerase translates to MLDCARTVLRTEAEAILALVPRIGGEFATALKLILACRGRTVLTGIGKSGLVARKISATLASTGTPSFFLHPAEGIHGDLGMVTEDDIVMALSNSGETAELLQLLPSLRRIGAKIVALCGSENSTLVRAADIFLDVRVEKEACPLGLAPTASTTAALAYGDALAVSLQSMRKFSASDFAVFHPGGALGRKLLLTVDDVMHKNDDVPLINQDKTVREALFVITDKRLGSVGVIDGVGRMAGIITDGDIRRGLMKGYEFLDRPIREMMTATPKTITREKLAAEALRVMESNKPRPITVLPVVDGDKKIVGLLHMTDLVRQGVV, encoded by the coding sequence ATGCTCGATTGCGCCCGCACAGTATTGCGGACAGAAGCCGAAGCCATTCTTGCGCTCGTGCCGCGGATCGGCGGCGAATTTGCAACCGCCCTCAAACTCATCCTGGCTTGCCGCGGCCGGACCGTGCTGACCGGCATCGGCAAATCCGGCTTGGTTGCCCGCAAAATATCCGCTACTTTGGCCAGCACCGGCACGCCTTCTTTTTTCCTGCATCCGGCCGAAGGCATACACGGCGATCTTGGCATGGTAACGGAAGACGATATCGTCATGGCCCTTTCCAACAGCGGCGAAACCGCCGAACTTTTGCAATTGCTTCCCTCCCTGCGGCGCATCGGGGCGAAGATAGTCGCGCTGTGCGGTTCGGAAAACTCCACTTTGGTCCGGGCGGCGGATATTTTTCTTGACGTCCGGGTGGAAAAAGAAGCCTGCCCGCTGGGGCTCGCGCCTACCGCCAGCACTACGGCGGCACTTGCCTACGGCGATGCGCTGGCAGTTTCATTGCAATCCATGCGCAAATTTTCCGCTTCCGACTTCGCGGTTTTTCATCCCGGCGGGGCGCTGGGCAGGAAACTGCTTCTTACAGTGGACGACGTCATGCACAAAAATGACGACGTTCCGCTCATCAATCAGGACAAAACCGTGCGCGAAGCCCTGTTTGTCATAACCGACAAAAGACTGGGCTCGGTTGGCGTCATTGACGGCGTTGGCCGCATGGCGGGCATTATCACCGACGGCGACATACGGCGCGGGCTGATGAAAGGCTATGAATTTCTGGACAGGCCGATACGGGAAATGATGACCGCGACCCCCAAAACCATCACCCGTGAAAAATTGGCCGCCGAAGCCCTGCGCGTTATGGAAAGCAACAAACCGCGGCCGATAACCGTGCTGCCGGTGGTCGACGGCGACAAAAAGATTGTCGGCCTCCTGCACATGACCGACCTTGTCCGGCAGGGAGTCGTTTAG
- the kdsA gene encoding 3-deoxy-8-phosphooctulonate synthase — translation MNAVKIGGCAVGGKNPLLLIAGPCVLEGYQRTLMIGREVKAIADKLGMPYVFKASFDKANRSSFESFRGPGMEEGLKQLGALKKELAVPVVSDIHEPGQAAAAALTLDILQIPAFLCRQTDLIYAAARTGKAINVKKGQFLAPWDMKNVIAKIREAGNENILLTERGASFGYNALVTDMRSLPILRSFGYPVVMDATHSVQVPGGQGKTSGGQGEFVPCIARAAAAAGIDALFLEVHDNPEEALSDGPNMIRTDQLEKLLADVLAIDAVLRRSGLK, via the coding sequence ATGAACGCAGTAAAAATAGGCGGCTGCGCGGTCGGCGGCAAAAACCCCCTGCTGCTCATCGCCGGTCCGTGCGTGTTGGAAGGTTATCAAAGGACGCTTATGATCGGGCGGGAAGTTAAGGCCATAGCGGACAAACTTGGTATGCCCTATGTGTTTAAAGCGTCCTTTGACAAAGCCAACCGTTCGTCTTTTGAATCCTTTCGCGGCCCGGGCATGGAGGAAGGCTTAAAACAGCTTGGCGCGCTGAAAAAAGAACTGGCCGTGCCGGTCGTCAGCGATATACACGAACCGGGGCAGGCGGCGGCCGCCGCGTTGACGCTGGACATTTTGCAGATACCGGCTTTCCTGTGCCGGCAGACCGACCTTATCTACGCCGCCGCCCGGACGGGAAAAGCGATAAATGTAAAAAAAGGCCAATTTCTCGCTCCCTGGGACATGAAAAACGTCATAGCCAAGATACGCGAAGCCGGCAACGAAAACATTCTGCTCACCGAGCGCGGGGCAAGTTTCGGGTACAACGCCTTGGTTACGGATATGCGCTCTTTGCCGATCCTGCGCTCTTTCGGCTATCCGGTAGTGATGGACGCCACCCACAGCGTACAGGTGCCGGGCGGACAGGGGAAAACGTCGGGCGGACAGGGCGAATTTGTTCCCTGCATAGCGCGGGCGGCGGCGGCGGCCGGCATAGACGCCCTTTTCCTCGAAGTGCACGACAACCCGGAAGAAGCCCTCTCCGATGGCCCGAACATGATCCGGACAGACCAGCTGGAAAAACTCCTGGCGGACGTACTGGCAATAGACGCGGTCCTTCGCCGGAGCGGCCTGAAATGA